A genomic region of Marinobacter sp. NP-4(2019) contains the following coding sequences:
- a CDS encoding DUF4381 domain-containing protein: MMDQDPLSQLRDIHLPEPGGFWPPAPGWWILLVLIVALLIVVALLIRGKRRKNRWLRIARREMNQLARHVSQEPQWFAQLNALLKQCARERYPGERPEAMSGSRWVDFLLQTSPDEQSVSRPIVEAMIRSSWRPEADADPEQALAFARTWLEGQKC, from the coding sequence ATGATGGATCAGGACCCCTTAAGCCAGCTCAGGGACATTCATTTGCCGGAACCCGGGGGCTTCTGGCCGCCGGCCCCGGGATGGTGGATCCTCCTCGTGCTGATTGTCGCGCTGTTGATCGTCGTTGCCCTGCTCATCCGTGGCAAGCGGCGGAAAAACCGCTGGCTCAGGATCGCCCGTCGGGAAATGAATCAGTTGGCCCGGCATGTCTCGCAGGAACCGCAATGGTTTGCCCAGCTCAATGCCTTACTGAAACAGTGCGCCCGGGAACGCTACCCCGGGGAACGTCCCGAGGCGATGAGTGGTTCACGATGGGTAGACTTCCTGCTGCAAACCAGCCCGGATGAGCAGTCGGTGTCACGCCCCATAGTTGAAGCCATGATCAGGAGCAGTTGGCGGCCAGAAGCAGATGCCGACCCGGAGCAGGCGCTGGCGTTCGCCCGTACCTGGCTGGAGGGGCAGAAATGCTGA
- a CDS encoding VWA domain-containing protein translates to MGDFHFLRPLWLLLLLVIPMMPLIYRKARQSDSGWARIIPEPLLRPVISRFGQSGAQPRSPLLPATMAVLILSIALAGPAWRQAPTPLQQQNDSLVIILDLSLSMLATDVEPDRLTLAKRKIRDILRQREGSLTGLVVYAADAHAVSPLTDDRNTITGMLEVLDPVIMPATGNRADLGVVRGLELLEHGAPGKGRMLLITDDVSDRYQDRITQALRGSRFALNTLVVGTAEGGPIPLPKRGFIRDNGEIVIARASPSALQQLAQSNGGRSQHLTIDDTDINNLGLLAEDADDWQESERDLTVDRWQDDGYWLLWLALPLILIGWRRGALALVLLTLLPLTPRPAMALEWSELWLREDQRAPEMIARDAETAAQQLRDPQWRGSAQYRAGDYEAAASSFAIGDSPRAHYNRGNALARAGKLKEAIDAYDQALSAQPDLEDARFNRDIVQRLLEQQQQQSDSGEGNDSDQQNSEQQDQQQQPESDGGSGEQSQDNQPGEQSGEQEENQQRQQGEQSGNKDQESSTQQDQQQQGNNQADGSSEAAEQKREAPAEVSEQPLTQGQEQWLRRIPDDPGGLLRRKFLQQYQQRDTQPDEGDTPW, encoded by the coding sequence ATGGGTGATTTTCATTTCCTCCGCCCACTGTGGCTGCTACTGTTGCTCGTGATCCCGATGATGCCCCTGATCTACCGCAAGGCACGTCAAAGCGACAGCGGCTGGGCCCGCATCATTCCGGAGCCCCTGCTCCGCCCCGTCATCAGCCGGTTTGGGCAATCGGGTGCCCAACCCCGCTCGCCACTGTTGCCTGCGACGATGGCCGTGCTGATTCTCTCCATCGCCCTGGCCGGCCCGGCCTGGCGCCAGGCGCCCACACCACTGCAACAACAAAACGACAGCCTGGTGATTATTCTGGATCTGTCGCTGTCCATGCTGGCGACCGATGTGGAGCCGGATCGCCTGACCCTGGCCAAACGTAAAATTCGCGATATCCTCAGGCAACGGGAAGGCAGCCTGACCGGACTGGTGGTTTATGCCGCCGACGCCCATGCGGTCAGCCCCCTGACCGATGACCGCAATACCATTACCGGTATGCTGGAGGTGCTGGACCCGGTGATCATGCCGGCGACAGGTAATCGTGCCGATCTTGGAGTCGTGCGGGGCCTGGAACTGCTGGAGCACGGTGCCCCTGGCAAGGGCCGGATGCTGCTGATTACAGATGATGTCAGTGATCGCTATCAGGATCGCATCACTCAGGCACTCAGGGGCAGCCGATTCGCGCTGAATACCCTGGTCGTCGGTACCGCGGAGGGTGGCCCGATTCCGCTGCCAAAACGGGGCTTCATCCGCGATAACGGGGAAATCGTCATCGCCAGGGCAAGCCCCTCGGCGCTACAGCAACTGGCCCAGAGCAATGGCGGCAGGAGTCAGCATCTGACCATCGACGATACCGATATCAACAACCTCGGGTTGCTTGCCGAAGACGCTGATGACTGGCAGGAAAGCGAACGGGACCTGACGGTGGATCGTTGGCAGGACGACGGCTACTGGCTGCTCTGGCTCGCGCTCCCTCTGATTCTCATTGGGTGGCGCCGGGGAGCGCTTGCCCTGGTCCTGCTGACGTTACTGCCCCTCACACCCCGGCCGGCAATGGCTCTGGAATGGTCCGAACTCTGGTTACGGGAAGACCAGCGGGCACCCGAGATGATCGCCAGGGATGCCGAAACCGCGGCCCAGCAACTGCGGGATCCGCAATGGCGCGGCAGTGCCCAATACCGTGCCGGAGACTATGAAGCGGCCGCCAGTTCTTTCGCTATTGGCGACAGCCCCCGCGCCCACTATAACCGGGGCAATGCGCTGGCAAGGGCGGGTAAACTGAAGGAGGCGATCGACGCGTATGATCAGGCTCTTTCGGCTCAACCAGACCTGGAAGATGCCCGCTTCAACCGCGACATCGTTCAGCGATTGCTGGAGCAGCAACAGCAGCAAAGTGATTCCGGGGAAGGCAACGATTCCGATCAGCAAAACAGTGAGCAACAGGATCAACAGCAACAACCGGAATCCGATGGTGGCTCCGGCGAACAAAGCCAGGACAATCAACCGGGTGAACAATCCGGCGAGCAGGAAGAGAACCAGCAGCGCCAACAGGGCGAGCAGAGCGGCAATAAGGACCAGGAGTCATCCACGCAACAAGACCAGCAACAACAGGGCAACAACCAGGCTGACGGTTCCAGCGAGGCTGCCGAACAAAAGCGAGAGGCACCGGCAGAGGTTTCGGAACAGCCGCTCACCCAGGGGCAGGAACAATGGTTGAGACGAATCCCGGATGACCCCGGAGGCCTGCTGAGACGCAAGTTCCTGCAGCAGTACCAGCAACGAGATACACAACCCGATGAGGGCGACACGCCATGGTAA
- a CDS encoding AAA family ATPase, with the protein MSLQHTFGELRSQLAKRIIGQEKLVDRLLIALLADGHLLVEGAPGLAKTTAIKALAEHLEGDFHRIQFTPDLLPSDVTGSEIYRAETGQFEFQHGPIFHNLVLADEINRAPAKVQSALLEAMGERQVSVGMRTFPLDPLFMVMATQNPIEQEGTYPLPEAQLDRFLMHVVIDYPSAEAEKAILHLARNDYRQGQPAAAIRLSADQVFQARRDIADIYMADPVEQYLLALVLATRDPQKLDPELARWTAFGASPRGTIALDRCARALAWLEGRDYVSPDDVRNIVFDVLRHRILLTFEAEAEGMTADAVIQRLIDHVPVIA; encoded by the coding sequence ATGTCACTACAGCATACGTTCGGGGAACTTCGGTCTCAGTTAGCGAAAAGGATTATTGGCCAGGAAAAACTGGTGGACCGGCTACTGATTGCCTTGCTGGCAGACGGACACCTGTTGGTCGAAGGCGCCCCCGGTCTTGCCAAGACCACGGCAATCAAGGCCCTGGCAGAGCACCTGGAAGGAGACTTCCATCGTATCCAGTTTACTCCAGACCTGTTGCCCTCGGACGTTACCGGCAGCGAGATCTATCGCGCCGAGACCGGCCAGTTTGAGTTCCAGCATGGCCCGATCTTCCATAACCTGGTACTTGCCGATGAAATCAACCGGGCACCGGCCAAAGTACAATCCGCCCTGCTGGAAGCCATGGGCGAACGGCAGGTCAGTGTGGGTATGCGCACCTTCCCCCTCGATCCGCTGTTCATGGTGATGGCCACCCAGAACCCCATTGAACAGGAAGGCACCTACCCGCTCCCGGAAGCCCAACTTGACCGTTTCCTGATGCACGTGGTGATTGACTATCCGTCCGCCGAAGCCGAAAAAGCCATCCTCCACCTGGCGCGCAACGATTACCGTCAGGGTCAGCCGGCCGCCGCCATCCGCCTGAGTGCGGATCAGGTATTCCAGGCACGCCGGGATATAGCGGATATCTACATGGCGGACCCCGTAGAACAGTATTTGCTCGCCCTGGTCCTTGCCACCCGCGACCCACAGAAGCTGGACCCGGAACTTGCGCGCTGGACCGCTTTCGGCGCCAGCCCACGGGGCACGATCGCCCTGGATCGCTGTGCCCGCGCCCTGGCCTGGCTGGAAGGCCGCGACTATGTCAGCCCCGATGATGTCCGCAATATTGTATTCGATGTACTCCGCCACCGGATTTTGCTGACCTTCGAGGCGGAAGCCGAAGGCATGACTGCCGACGCCGTGATTCAAAGACTGATTGATCATGTTCCTGTTATTGCCTGA
- a CDS encoding vWA domain-containing protein — protein sequence MLSLAYPWVLVLILVPLLVRLGKRTGQAVEAPVLPVGHWLSDLPGVSRDGNRLPWWQVVMLLAMWLLLVVAAARPQHVGDPVQLPVSGRDLLLAVDISPSMDEQDMILQGRGINRLQAVKRVVDDFILRREGDRLGLLLFGTEPYIQAPLTFDLATVRTLLHESGIGMAGRATAIGDAIGLAVKRLRDRPQEQRVVILLTDGANTAGEITPDKATEIAKATGVRIYTIGIGAETMVQRGLLGSRQVNPSRDLDEALLQRMAEQTGGKYFRARSLPELELIYENIDQLEPIELEGKHYRPVTDLFVWPAALAVLLWLLLQLIKLLNFPSIARRKRHG from the coding sequence ATGCTGAGCCTCGCGTACCCCTGGGTACTGGTACTTATCCTTGTACCGTTGCTGGTGCGGCTGGGAAAACGTACCGGGCAAGCCGTTGAAGCACCGGTCCTCCCTGTCGGCCACTGGTTGTCCGATCTTCCGGGCGTCAGCCGCGACGGTAACCGCCTGCCCTGGTGGCAGGTTGTGATGCTGCTGGCGATGTGGCTATTGCTGGTCGTTGCAGCGGCAAGACCTCAGCATGTCGGCGATCCGGTCCAGCTACCGGTCAGCGGTCGGGATCTGCTGCTGGCCGTGGATATATCCCCCAGCATGGATGAACAGGACATGATCCTCCAGGGGCGCGGCATCAATCGTCTGCAGGCGGTGAAACGGGTTGTAGACGACTTTATCCTGCGGCGCGAAGGGGATCGACTGGGACTCTTGCTGTTTGGCACCGAACCCTACATCCAGGCTCCCCTGACCTTTGATCTGGCGACGGTGAGAACCCTGCTGCACGAATCCGGTATTGGCATGGCTGGTCGCGCCACCGCCATTGGTGATGCCATCGGCCTGGCCGTCAAACGCCTGAGGGATCGTCCACAGGAACAACGCGTGGTGATCCTGTTGACCGATGGCGCCAATACCGCGGGTGAAATTACTCCCGACAAGGCCACCGAAATTGCCAAGGCCACCGGCGTGCGTATCTACACCATCGGAATCGGGGCTGAAACCATGGTCCAGCGCGGTTTGCTCGGCTCCCGACAGGTCAATCCCTCGCGGGATCTGGACGAAGCCCTGCTGCAGCGGATGGCGGAGCAGACCGGAGGCAAATACTTCCGCGCCCGCAGTCTGCCGGAGCTGGAGCTGATCTATGAAAACATTGATCAACTGGAACCCATTGAGCTTGAGGGCAAACACTATCGCCCGGTCACCGATCTGTTTGTCTGGCCGGCCGCGCTCGCGGTGCTACTGTGGTTGTTGCTACAACTGATCAAGCTATTGAATTTCCCAAGCATTGCACGGAGGAAGCGCCATGGGTGA
- a CDS encoding DUF58 domain-containing protein → MMRAQDATHIDLPGLIRLQADARALKLPAARPVRSKQAGLQRSPRRGRGMAFAEVRQYQPGDDIRSIDWRVTARRQSPHTKLYEEERERPVLLLCDLGPSLFFASTGAYKQVRSAQLAGILSWLALWSGDQVGGIVFNGRALTVQRPARRKKSVLQLLDTLAKLQKTPGATSPRDLQVSSLTANLDTALREARRVAHTGSRIFVLSDFLSISADTSRLLGTLARHNSVSALRIADPLELHLPESGRFAVAGEDGPVWFDAGNPRFQQAWHQKVERHETELADCFRTSGIVPATVMTDDEPAVILQSQLGPRGRIG, encoded by the coding sequence ATGATGCGAGCGCAAGACGCCACACATATCGACCTCCCCGGCCTGATCCGTCTCCAGGCCGATGCCCGGGCCCTCAAGCTGCCGGCTGCACGTCCCGTGCGGAGCAAGCAGGCCGGACTGCAGCGGTCACCCAGGCGGGGCCGGGGCATGGCCTTTGCTGAAGTACGGCAATACCAGCCAGGCGACGATATTCGCAGTATCGACTGGCGAGTCACCGCCCGGCGCCAATCTCCGCACACCAAGCTCTATGAGGAAGAGCGGGAGCGCCCGGTACTGCTGTTGTGCGACCTCGGCCCCAGTCTGTTCTTTGCCAGTACCGGCGCCTACAAGCAGGTGCGTAGCGCACAACTTGCCGGCATTCTGTCGTGGCTGGCACTTTGGTCAGGTGATCAGGTGGGCGGGATCGTATTCAATGGCCGGGCACTGACCGTGCAACGCCCCGCCCGCCGTAAGAAATCCGTGCTTCAATTGCTCGACACCCTGGCGAAGCTGCAAAAAACGCCGGGAGCAACCAGCCCCCGGGATCTTCAGGTTTCGTCGTTAACGGCCAACCTCGATACCGCTCTGCGGGAAGCGCGGCGGGTCGCCCACACCGGCAGCCGAATCTTCGTGCTCAGTGATTTTCTCTCCATCAGTGCGGACACCTCGCGCCTGCTCGGCACCCTTGCCAGACATAACTCCGTCAGTGCGCTGCGAATCGCGGATCCTCTGGAACTTCATCTGCCGGAGAGCGGGCGCTTTGCCGTTGCCGGCGAGGATGGCCCGGTGTGGTTCGACGCCGGCAACCCTCGATTCCAGCAAGCCTGGCACCAGAAAGTGGAACGCCACGAGACCGAGCTGGCTGATTGCTTTCGTACCTCCGGTATTGTCCCGGCTACCGTGATGACCGATGACGAGCCGGCAGTAATCCTCCAGTCCCAACTGGGGCCACGAGGACGAATCGGATGA